A region of Vibrio porteresiae DSM 19223 DNA encodes the following proteins:
- a CDS encoding restriction endonuclease subunit S: MSDFEKELELMSQEMGEEPEVKLPSLEEQQAIVAELKQLEAEGKLTPEVLEQFFGKYYAKSEQPIH; this comes from the coding sequence ATGAGCGATTTTGAAAAAGAACTAGAACTGATGTCTCAGGAAATGGGTGAAGAGCCAGAAGTAAAACTTCCTTCACTTGAAGAGCAACAAGCGATTGTTGCTGAGCTAAAACAGCTAGAAGCAGAAGGCAAACTGACTCCAGAAGTGCTAGAGCAATTTTTTGGTAAGTACTACGCAAAGTCAGAACAACCGATTCATTAA
- a CDS encoding VWA domain-containing protein, translating to MANIEFVWWWAFCLLPLPLLVYKFAPSVKSKAAISLPYLPTQSTIAAPTNALAKVLAIATWIFLITALARPVWYGAPVNVSPKHRDMMLVVDLSYSMSQKDMQQGDDFIDRLSAVKQVLKEFVAKRKGDRLGLIYFADHAYLQTPLTFDLHTVEEQVNHAVLKLIGTQTAIGEGIGLATKNFIDGDAPQRVMILLSDGSNNSGVMDPIEAAKIAKKYHTTIYTIGVGAGEMVVRNFFGSQRVNTAEDLDEKTLTTIAKMTGGRYFRARDAKDLANIYNTINQLEPVEKASQTWRPQTEWFGLPLAIALMLSVVLFIVRRNHV from the coding sequence TTGGCAAACATTGAATTCGTATGGTGGTGGGCATTTTGCCTACTACCACTTCCGTTACTCGTTTATAAATTTGCACCTTCAGTAAAATCAAAAGCAGCGATTTCGCTGCCCTACCTTCCAACTCAGTCGACCATCGCAGCACCAACCAATGCTTTGGCTAAAGTGCTGGCGATTGCGACTTGGATTTTTCTGATTACCGCTCTGGCTCGTCCTGTATGGTATGGTGCGCCGGTCAACGTCTCTCCTAAACATCGCGACATGATGTTAGTGGTCGATTTGTCTTACTCAATGAGCCAAAAAGACATGCAGCAAGGAGATGATTTTATCGATCGCTTATCGGCTGTAAAACAGGTCCTCAAAGAGTTTGTTGCTAAACGTAAAGGCGACCGACTCGGTTTGATCTATTTTGCTGATCACGCCTACTTACAAACGCCGTTGACCTTCGATTTGCATACCGTTGAAGAGCAAGTTAATCACGCAGTACTTAAGCTTATTGGTACGCAAACCGCGATAGGTGAAGGGATTGGCCTAGCCACGAAAAACTTCATCGATGGCGATGCTCCGCAGCGTGTGATGATTTTGCTCAGCGATGGCAGCAATAACTCCGGCGTGATGGACCCGATAGAAGCGGCAAAAATAGCCAAAAAATATCACACCACCATTTACACCATCGGTGTCGGCGCTGGAGAAATGGTCGTACGAAACTTTTTTGGTTCACAACGAGTCAATACTGCAGAAGACCTAGATGAAAAGACCTTAACCACCATTGCCAAAATGACTGGTGGTCGCTATTTCCGTGCTCGCGATGCCAAGGACTTAGCCAACATCTACAACACCATTAATCAGTTAGAACCGGTGGAAAAAGCCAGTCAGACTTGGCGTCCACAAACAGAGTGGTTTGGCTTACCTCTTGCCATTGCGCTCATGCTTTCTGTGGTTCTGTTTATCGTCAGGAGAAATCATGTCTGA
- a CDS encoding arabinan endo-1,5-alpha-L-arabinosidase translates to MGIFRTVLLPLLVCCSASSSVFGKQVEVHDPVMAFDNGTYYAFSTGPGITFYASKDMKNWQHMGRVFATEPTWAKKVAPEFNGHLWAPDILQHNGQYYLYYSVSAFGKNTSAIGVTISPTLDPQSRHYQWIDQGIVVQSVPNRDDWNAIDPAVTFDQSGTPWMAFGSFWNGLKLVKLDPSLTRLAEPQQWYNLARRPNDESDEAKAGNGAIEAPFIFYKQGYYYLFVSFDLCCRGMDSTYHIRVGRSKKIQGPYYDKAGKSMLEGGGTLVLKGNKNWVALGHNAAYTFKGKDYMVFHAYETADNALQKLRILPIHWKQGWPTVVQSDLDTRKTNLVNKLP, encoded by the coding sequence ATGGGGATTTTTCGCACCGTGCTACTCCCACTGCTGGTTTGTTGTAGTGCCAGTTCCAGCGTGTTTGGCAAACAGGTTGAAGTTCATGATCCAGTCATGGCATTCGACAATGGCACTTATTACGCCTTTAGTACCGGCCCTGGAATCACTTTTTATGCGTCGAAAGACATGAAAAATTGGCAGCATATGGGACGAGTGTTTGCTACCGAACCGACATGGGCAAAAAAAGTGGCTCCTGAATTTAATGGCCATCTTTGGGCGCCAGATATTCTGCAACATAACGGTCAATACTATCTTTATTACTCCGTTTCCGCGTTTGGTAAAAACACCTCTGCCATCGGCGTTACCATATCACCAACCTTAGATCCTCAATCTCGCCACTATCAATGGATAGACCAAGGTATTGTGGTTCAATCGGTACCCAATCGCGATGACTGGAACGCTATCGACCCAGCCGTGACCTTCGATCAAAGTGGCACACCTTGGATGGCTTTTGGCTCATTTTGGAATGGTTTGAAACTGGTCAAATTGGATCCTTCTCTTACCCGACTCGCCGAACCACAGCAATGGTATAACTTGGCACGCCGCCCTAATGATGAAAGCGATGAAGCCAAAGCCGGTAACGGTGCGATTGAAGCGCCATTTATCTTTTATAAACAAGGTTATTACTATCTGTTTGTTTCCTTTGATCTGTGTTGCCGCGGAATGGACAGTACTTACCACATTCGTGTCGGCCGCAGTAAAAAAATCCAAGGGCCATACTATGACAAAGCCGGTAAATCGATGCTTGAAGGCGGTGGTACTTTGGTGTTGAAAGGGAACAAAAACTGGGTTGCCCTTGGCCATAATGCGGCTTACACCTTTAAGGGCAAAGATTACATGGTGTTCCACGCCTACGAGACAGCGGATAATGCGCTACAAAAACTGCGCATTCTGCCTATCCATTGGAAACAAGGCTGGCCAACTGTCGTGCAATCAGACCTCGACACGCGCAAAACTAATTTGGTCAACAAACTGCCATAA
- a CDS encoding DUF58 domain-containing protein translates to MKYSLPAHADGVHLCLDELLPYQQHTAKWLPPAKSLWSQMLGQHQSRQLGRGMDFSEVRQYQPGDDIRAIDWRVTARTGKPHTKLFTEEREKPVVLYIDLSASMQFGSTLLFKSVQAAHLASLLSWLAIAQKDRIGAVIDTGHKLVEIKPTSRQKGPLNILAQLVALQKELTSGQAAAEHRDMAQAFIALNRLCPKGSEVVLISDFIRYRSDLKPLFNQLHRRNRVRLIHIYDPLEQGETLFRGTELVTDQKDERWLNFSLNSTRNGIKKAFESHKEKLELLCQSMKMDYHALSSESPLLQQLAG, encoded by the coding sequence ATGAAGTACTCATTACCTGCTCACGCCGATGGCGTGCATTTGTGTCTCGATGAACTGCTTCCCTATCAACAACATACGGCGAAGTGGTTACCACCAGCTAAAAGTTTGTGGTCGCAAATGCTTGGGCAGCATCAGAGTCGACAACTTGGACGAGGCATGGATTTCTCCGAAGTGCGCCAATACCAACCGGGGGATGACATTCGTGCCATCGACTGGCGAGTGACGGCCCGTACAGGCAAACCGCACACTAAGCTGTTTACCGAAGAGCGTGAAAAGCCCGTCGTGCTCTATATCGACTTAAGTGCCAGCATGCAGTTTGGTTCCACACTGCTGTTTAAGTCGGTACAAGCCGCGCATTTAGCCTCATTACTCAGTTGGCTAGCTATCGCGCAGAAAGATCGCATTGGTGCGGTTATCGACACTGGCCACAAATTGGTGGAGATCAAACCGACCAGTCGGCAAAAAGGTCCACTCAATATTCTTGCCCAATTGGTGGCCTTGCAAAAAGAGCTGACCAGTGGTCAAGCCGCTGCTGAACACCGTGACATGGCACAAGCGTTTATCGCTTTAAATCGCCTGTGTCCAAAAGGCAGTGAAGTGGTACTCATTAGCGATTTCATTCGCTATCGTTCTGATCTCAAACCATTATTCAATCAATTGCATCGGAGGAATCGAGTTCGCCTGATTCATATTTATGATCCGTTAGAGCAAGGAGAGACCCTTTTTCGCGGAACCGAGCTGGTGACAGACCAAAAAGACGAGCGTTGGCTCAACTTTTCGTTAAATAGTACTCGGAATGGGATCAAAAAAGCCTTTGAATCCCATAAAGAAAAACTAGAATTACTGTGTCAGTCAATGAAGATGGATTATCACGCTCTGTCCAGTGAGAGTCCTTTGCTACAACAACTAGCCGGATAA
- a CDS encoding methyl-accepting chemotaxis protein: protein MMSLHKLSIKQKVIIGITLAVLASTMVVGMIAQRQTHEVLRHRLVEVELPSMLNQIGDEVDGQVSQLLNAARQLASNEFIKQAINDKDIDPAQESMVVQTLNNVRSQYALNDASVANRQTAYYWNQNGFLRQLNHQQDGWFYGFVQSNNPTMVSMFQEANGDVKMFANYQNVSGTTLSGVSKSMDDMVKFLNGFHIEKTGYVYLTDAQGKVQIHRDTSKSHGTLSDFYGVSARQLLNKNGFNLIETQSNGRDVFVGSLYIKSMDWFVIGAVPVDEVFADVNNVTHRILLTTLIVAIIFILGGIWLANSIVNPIRLLAQRFTELGRGDGDLSQRIAVEGHDEIAQLSQGFNGFIEKIHVSMREVAETSNALQSAANRVAEKASTTHDNSQEQRDQTLQVVAAINEMGATISEIASNASTAADTATDASKNTDTGRDVVNKAKDVIGRLATDMESTGAVVKQLADTTQNIGSILEVIRGISEQTNLLALNAAIEAARAGEQGRGFAVVADEVRNLAGRTASSTDEIQAMINQLQSDAKDAVEAMLAGQLVTQDGVSAADEAVGVLANISERIHDISDRNIQVATATEEQSTVVHAINVNIEEINAINEMTTNTAEQLADASHELKDLSSRLDRMVSSFKL from the coding sequence ATGATGTCATTACACAAATTAAGCATTAAACAAAAAGTGATCATTGGGATCACTCTCGCTGTACTCGCTTCCACTATGGTGGTTGGCATGATAGCGCAGCGTCAAACACACGAAGTATTGCGCCACCGTTTGGTGGAAGTCGAGCTGCCTTCCATGCTCAATCAAATTGGCGATGAAGTGGATGGGCAAGTGTCACAACTGCTCAATGCCGCTCGTCAATTAGCGTCCAACGAGTTCATCAAACAAGCGATTAATGATAAAGACATCGACCCTGCTCAAGAGAGTATGGTGGTGCAAACTTTAAACAACGTTCGCAGTCAGTATGCATTAAACGATGCTTCAGTCGCTAACCGTCAAACGGCGTACTACTGGAATCAAAATGGCTTTTTGCGCCAACTTAACCATCAGCAAGATGGTTGGTTCTATGGCTTTGTGCAGTCAAATAACCCAACGATGGTAAGCATGTTCCAAGAAGCTAATGGCGATGTGAAAATGTTTGCTAACTACCAAAACGTCTCTGGGACTACGCTGTCAGGCGTATCCAAATCGATGGATGATATGGTGAAGTTTTTGAACGGCTTCCATATCGAAAAAACCGGTTATGTTTATTTGACCGATGCGCAGGGTAAAGTCCAAATTCACCGCGATACCAGCAAATCTCACGGTACCTTAAGCGATTTTTACGGTGTGAGTGCTCGTCAGCTGCTGAACAAAAACGGTTTTAACCTGATTGAAACTCAGTCTAACGGTCGTGATGTGTTTGTCGGTAGCCTTTACATTAAGTCGATGGACTGGTTTGTTATTGGTGCGGTTCCAGTTGATGAGGTGTTTGCGGATGTTAACAATGTGACGCATCGCATTTTGTTGACCACCCTGATTGTGGCTATCATCTTTATTCTTGGCGGTATTTGGCTCGCCAATAGTATCGTTAACCCAATTCGTTTACTTGCACAGCGTTTTACTGAGCTAGGCCGTGGCGACGGTGATTTATCACAACGCATCGCGGTGGAAGGGCATGATGAAATTGCTCAGCTTTCGCAAGGTTTTAACGGCTTCATCGAGAAAATTCATGTTTCAATGCGTGAAGTGGCTGAAACCAGTAATGCGCTACAAAGTGCGGCAAATCGTGTTGCTGAGAAAGCCTCTACCACCCACGACAACAGCCAAGAGCAGCGTGATCAGACGCTACAAGTGGTTGCAGCAATCAATGAAATGGGCGCGACCATCAGTGAAATCGCATCCAATGCTTCTACTGCAGCAGATACCGCCACCGACGCATCGAAAAATACCGATACTGGACGTGACGTGGTCAATAAAGCCAAAGACGTGATTGGTCGTTTAGCAACTGACATGGAAAGTACTGGCGCGGTGGTGAAGCAACTGGCTGATACTACCCAAAATATCGGGTCGATTTTGGAAGTGATTCGCGGCATTTCTGAGCAAACCAATCTTCTCGCCTTAAACGCGGCGATTGAAGCGGCGCGCGCTGGTGAACAAGGTCGAGGTTTTGCGGTGGTAGCGGATGAAGTACGTAACCTTGCCGGACGCACTGCCAGCTCGACAGACGAAATTCAAGCCATGATTAACCAACTTCAATCTGATGCGAAAGACGCGGTAGAGGCGATGTTGGCAGGTCAGCTAGTGACTCAAGATGGTGTGAGCGCTGCAGATGAAGCAGTGGGTGTATTGGCCAATATCTCTGAGCGTATCCACGATATCTCTGATCGCAATATTCAAGTGGCAACAGCAACGGAAGAGCAATCGACCGTGGTACATGCGATTAACGTTAATATTGAAGAGATTAACGCGATCAACGAGATGACCACCAATACCGCTGAACAACTGGCGGATGCGAGCCATGAGTTGAAGGATCTTTCTTCACGTCTGGACCGCATGGTAAGCAGCTTCAAGCTGTAA
- a CDS encoding vWA domain-containing protein — protein sequence MSDFVFLSPYWLLTLLPLGLVLIWLSLSRTKHTLIAPHLAKAMGLSVQSKRSRTVTLLALVWTLAAVALAGPSLQKQARPTYSNGSARVLVMDMSMSQYATDVSPNRLTQQRYKALDLLKGWQDGYTGLVAFAGGAYTVSPMTSDTATIANLVPNLSPQIMPAPGANVVAGVKKAIEMMTNAGMGKGDIVLLTDDIDKDQSAQLLSLLKGSHWKLMVLAMGTPQGAPIQLSDGSLMKDGQGDTIVAKVDFNTMSELTHDLGGVFAPYRGDDQDVATLLGATQSVQAIQGKNGAQTVTERINNGYWLLFPVVLLALLLFRRGVLFIFIAMVVPMLTPNHAYASPWLTPDQEGYQAYQNKDYKGAAERFQDPKWLGAARYQAGDYKGAIDALSQVKNPDENTRYNLANAYAQAKQLDKAEELYQSILKDDPTNADAKHNLQVVKQAKKQQQQQQQQQQQQQQQQQQQKNNPSSSKNNSSKPNEQQGDKHSQQNQKQSGKGDNNNQGDQQGAQNQSSADQGNKPSQANKQGDDQAKAGQKSGQDKQSQANKGQKSADKGSKNQSDNQQNSANKQGSNQQAMPSPQTAQGGAKPKDGQQQAQADVAQSSSAKAVDPELRKLDQVESVRDPSQLLRAQLYLQAQDQDETDTQGKKW from the coding sequence ATGTCTGATTTTGTTTTTCTCTCTCCTTACTGGCTACTTACCTTATTGCCACTGGGATTGGTGTTAATTTGGCTTAGTTTAAGCCGCACCAAACATACGCTCATCGCGCCTCATCTTGCTAAAGCGATGGGGCTAAGCGTACAAAGTAAACGCAGCCGAACTGTTACCCTGTTGGCGTTAGTCTGGACGTTAGCGGCCGTTGCCTTGGCCGGTCCAAGTTTGCAAAAACAGGCTCGCCCGACTTACAGCAACGGCAGCGCTCGTGTGTTAGTGATGGATATGTCGATGTCACAATACGCCACCGATGTGTCACCTAACCGACTGACTCAGCAACGCTATAAAGCACTCGACCTGCTCAAAGGTTGGCAAGATGGTTATACAGGTCTGGTTGCCTTTGCTGGCGGGGCGTATACCGTCAGCCCGATGACCAGCGATACAGCGACCATTGCCAACTTAGTCCCCAACTTATCTCCGCAGATCATGCCTGCCCCCGGGGCCAATGTGGTTGCGGGGGTGAAAAAAGCCATCGAAATGATGACGAATGCGGGAATGGGTAAAGGCGATATTGTGCTGCTCACCGATGACATCGATAAAGACCAAAGCGCACAGCTCCTCTCTTTGCTTAAAGGCTCGCACTGGAAACTGATGGTGCTTGCCATGGGCACACCGCAAGGCGCTCCGATTCAGTTGAGCGACGGTTCGTTGATGAAAGATGGACAAGGCGATACTATCGTCGCGAAAGTCGACTTCAACACCATGAGTGAACTGACGCACGATCTCGGTGGAGTGTTTGCCCCTTATCGAGGCGACGACCAAGATGTTGCCACCTTGCTTGGCGCAACCCAATCGGTACAAGCGATCCAAGGCAAGAATGGCGCACAAACGGTCACCGAACGCATCAACAATGGCTATTGGTTGCTGTTTCCTGTGGTATTACTGGCGCTATTGCTGTTTCGTCGTGGCGTGCTGTTCATCTTCATCGCCATGGTAGTGCCTATGCTCACCCCAAACCATGCCTACGCCTCCCCGTGGCTAACTCCAGATCAAGAGGGTTATCAAGCCTATCAAAACAAAGACTACAAAGGCGCAGCAGAGCGGTTTCAAGATCCCAAGTGGCTTGGCGCAGCTCGCTACCAAGCGGGAGATTATAAGGGTGCAATCGACGCGTTATCTCAAGTGAAAAATCCCGATGAGAATACGCGTTACAATCTTGCTAATGCCTATGCTCAAGCCAAACAGCTGGATAAAGCGGAAGAACTGTATCAATCGATCTTGAAAGATGATCCGACTAACGCCGATGCAAAGCACAATTTACAGGTGGTAAAGCAGGCCAAAAAGCAACAGCAACAGCAACAGCAACAGCAACAGCAACAGCAACAGCAACAGCAACAGCAAAAAAATAATCCGTCGTCATCGAAAAACAACTCATCGAAACCCAATGAGCAACAAGGCGACAAACATTCGCAGCAAAACCAAAAGCAATCTGGCAAAGGCGATAATAACAACCAAGGTGATCAGCAAGGAGCGCAAAACCAATCCTCTGCCGACCAAGGCAATAAACCGTCTCAGGCAAATAAACAGGGCGACGACCAAGCTAAAGCGGGTCAGAAGTCTGGTCAAGACAAGCAGTCACAAGCCAATAAGGGACAAAAATCTGCTGATAAAGGCTCGAAAAATCAAAGCGATAACCAGCAAAACAGCGCTAATAAACAAGGCAGTAACCAACAAGCCATGCCTTCACCACAAACGGCTCAAGGCGGAGCTAAGCCAAAAGATGGGCAGCAGCAAGCTCAAGCAGACGTAGCACAAAGTAGTTCGGCTAAGGCCGTCGATCCTGAACTGCGTAAATTGGATCAAGTCGAAAGCGTACGTGACCCAAGTCAGCTATTACGTGCGCAGCTCTATCTGCAAGCTCAAGACCAAGATGAAACCGATACGCAAGGTAAGAAGTGGTAA
- a CDS encoding AAA family ATPase — protein MQSETFQTLKNYLNQQVIGQHALVEQLLVALLADGHILVEGPPGLAKTRAVKALAGCIEGKFHRIQFTPDLLPADLTGTDIYRPETGEFTFQPGPIFNSLVLADEINRAPAKVQAAMLEAMAEKQITAGRKTYALPKLFLVMATQNPIEQEGTYPLPEAQLDRFLLHLDVDYPDAEHELAILRLNRGEAKGENSQNKPRISQEAIFAARQEVLNIHMAEAIENYLIRLIMATRKPAQYDAKLAEWIEMGVSPRATIALDRCARAHAWLNGRDFVSPEDIQTMIFPVLRHRLLLSYQAQAENIHPNQVIAHLLSLVGSA, from the coding sequence ATGCAGTCAGAAACCTTTCAAACACTCAAGAATTATCTGAACCAACAAGTGATTGGACAACATGCCTTAGTAGAGCAACTACTGGTCGCTCTACTAGCCGATGGACATATTCTGGTTGAAGGCCCTCCGGGCTTAGCAAAAACACGCGCAGTTAAGGCGCTAGCAGGATGCATCGAAGGGAAATTTCACCGGATTCAATTCACGCCCGACTTGCTACCAGCGGACTTAACCGGTACCGATATCTACCGTCCAGAAACCGGTGAATTTACTTTCCAACCAGGTCCGATTTTTAATTCATTGGTACTGGCCGACGAAATCAACCGTGCGCCAGCCAAAGTGCAAGCGGCTATGCTCGAAGCGATGGCAGAAAAGCAAATTACGGCAGGGCGTAAAACCTATGCGTTGCCAAAACTCTTCTTAGTCATGGCGACTCAAAACCCGATTGAGCAAGAAGGCACCTACCCGCTTCCAGAAGCTCAGCTCGACCGTTTTCTATTGCATCTTGATGTGGATTACCCTGATGCAGAGCACGAGCTGGCGATTTTGCGTTTGAACCGCGGTGAAGCCAAAGGTGAAAACTCACAAAACAAACCTCGCATCTCTCAAGAAGCGATCTTTGCGGCACGCCAAGAAGTGCTGAATATTCATATGGCCGAAGCGATTGAAAACTATTTGATTCGCCTCATCATGGCCACACGCAAGCCAGCCCAATACGATGCCAAATTGGCAGAGTGGATCGAAATGGGCGTGAGTCCACGTGCCACGATTGCACTTGACCGCTGCGCGCGCGCACATGCTTGGCTTAATGGTCGCGACTTTGTGAGTCCTGAAGATATCCAGACTATGATCTTCCCTGTGTTGCGTCATCGCCTGCTGCTCTCTTACCAAGCACAAGCGGAGAATATTCATCCCAACCAAGTCATTGCTCACTTACTCTCACTAGTAGGTAGTGCGTAA
- a CDS encoding DsbA family oxidoreductase — MRKIKIDIVADVVCPWCYIGYARLQRAIKSLESELTIELYWYPFELNPTIAPGGEPLLQYLVRQYQTSEQACRELQEHVTQLGFEVGIRFDFDDDMAMYNTRKAHQLVQWAMQHRCQQALIERLFHAYFTLHLPIDDEEILLSMATEVGLDRQLCEQVLKEPSWSGVVANIETQWLQAGIQVVPAMIIDEQHLLNGAQSEEVWVKQLREIAAQPHHSRAH; from the coding sequence ATGCGCAAGATAAAAATTGATATCGTGGCAGATGTTGTCTGTCCTTGGTGCTATATCGGTTATGCCAGACTACAAAGGGCGATCAAATCACTTGAATCAGAGTTAACCATTGAACTCTATTGGTATCCCTTTGAGCTTAATCCGACCATCGCTCCTGGTGGTGAACCTTTGTTGCAATATCTGGTGAGACAGTATCAGACTTCAGAACAAGCGTGTCGTGAGTTGCAAGAGCATGTCACTCAGCTTGGGTTTGAAGTCGGAATCCGTTTCGATTTTGATGACGACATGGCGATGTATAACACTCGTAAAGCGCACCAGTTAGTGCAATGGGCCATGCAACATCGTTGTCAGCAAGCGTTAATCGAACGTCTATTTCACGCCTATTTCACATTACACTTGCCTATTGATGATGAAGAGATTCTTCTGTCGATGGCAACAGAAGTCGGTCTTGATCGCCAGCTATGCGAGCAAGTTCTTAAAGAACCTTCTTGGTCTGGCGTTGTGGCCAACATTGAAACTCAATGGTTACAAGCTGGCATTCAAGTGGTTCCGGCGATGATTATCGACGAGCAACATCTGCTCAATGGCGCGCAAAGTGAAGAGGTTTGGGTCAAACAACTGCGAGAGATTGCCGCTCAACCGCACCACTCTCGCGCTCATTAG
- a CDS encoding DUF4381 domain-containing protein gives MQETSSAPFKLSDLHLPDVPSWVPLAWGWWATVASIVAVLVIVVMVIRWKRKRLAPKKTALHLLSPSLGAQTPSSAIELLRQAALCYYPREEIAHLTGKEWYAFLDDQIGRPLFVPNETQWQQALYKKQSSVDAKALVEDCYQWINDALPPKKRRHVSVGKH, from the coding sequence ATGCAGGAAACATCATCAGCACCATTCAAACTCAGTGATTTGCATCTACCCGATGTACCGTCATGGGTACCCCTTGCTTGGGGATGGTGGGCAACAGTCGCCAGTATCGTGGCTGTCTTGGTTATTGTGGTTATGGTTATTCGCTGGAAACGTAAGCGACTTGCGCCGAAGAAAACGGCTCTGCATTTGCTTTCACCATCATTAGGCGCTCAAACGCCTTCGTCTGCCATTGAACTGCTGCGCCAAGCTGCTTTGTGCTACTACCCTCGTGAAGAGATTGCACACCTTACTGGAAAAGAGTGGTATGCCTTTTTAGATGACCAGATTGGACGACCTCTGTTCGTCCCCAACGAAACTCAATGGCAGCAAGCGCTCTATAAAAAACAATCTTCTGTTGATGCTAAAGCGTTAGTCGAAGATTGTTATCAATGGATTAATGATGCTTTGCCGCCGAAGAAAAGGAGACATGTCAGCGTTGGCAAACATTGA
- a CDS encoding aldose 1-epimerase family protein, translated as MKVKLTLAAITLALASLNTQAAEFLLTHAATGSDVGNWQVTSSTLGMTSGPAFSIEKRQLHGGKQAGVDVLVINNGELSVTLVPTRGMGIYQVARQGHRILGWDSPVKEIVNPAYIDLESRNGLGWLDGFNEMMVRCGFEWTGHPGYDDDGHLLTLHGRVQNTPASMVKVIIDDQPPHKITVLGQVAERTFKKTQLVTMTELQTVPGSNAFSIHDTLTNVADYDDEYQIIYHSNFGRPILEKGAKVTIAASEISPFNDYAKAGLKDWQTYMGPTKGFDEMVFNLKSLGDSKGNTLAVLNNQAANSGVSIQYNVKQLPVIGLWKNTDTESQGYVTGIEPGTSYSYNTKLQRPLGLVPTIKAGESKHFDLTYTVLRSSDEVKGALKQVANIMKGKEVKLVKEPLAKE; from the coding sequence ATGAAAGTGAAACTAACCCTTGCGGCGATTACCCTTGCGCTGGCTTCTCTTAACACTCAAGCGGCTGAATTTCTATTAACGCATGCAGCAACGGGAAGTGATGTCGGCAACTGGCAAGTCACCAGCAGTACTTTAGGTATGACCTCTGGCCCTGCTTTCTCCATTGAAAAGCGTCAGCTACATGGTGGCAAACAAGCGGGCGTGGACGTTTTGGTCATCAATAATGGTGAACTGTCGGTCACTTTGGTGCCCACTCGCGGTATGGGGATCTATCAAGTGGCTCGTCAAGGGCATCGCATATTGGGTTGGGATTCTCCGGTTAAGGAAATTGTGAATCCTGCTTACATCGATTTAGAAAGTCGTAATGGTCTTGGTTGGCTAGATGGCTTTAATGAAATGATGGTGCGCTGCGGTTTTGAATGGACCGGTCACCCTGGCTATGACGATGACGGTCACCTGCTGACTTTGCATGGACGTGTGCAAAATACACCAGCTTCTATGGTGAAAGTGATCATTGATGATCAACCACCACACAAGATTACCGTGCTGGGTCAAGTGGCAGAACGAACCTTTAAGAAAACGCAGCTCGTGACCATGACCGAGTTACAAACGGTACCGGGCTCAAACGCATTTTCTATTCATGACACTCTCACCAACGTTGCCGATTATGACGATGAATACCAAATTATTTACCACTCTAACTTTGGTCGTCCCATCTTAGAAAAAGGCGCAAAAGTCACCATCGCTGCATCAGAAATCTCACCTTTTAACGATTACGCTAAGGCGGGCTTAAAAGATTGGCAAACCTATATGGGGCCAACAAAAGGGTTTGATGAGATGGTGTTCAATTTGAAATCCCTAGGTGATAGCAAAGGCAATACTTTAGCCGTGCTTAACAACCAAGCGGCTAACTCAGGTGTGTCTATTCAGTACAATGTGAAACAGCTACCAGTGATTGGTCTTTGGAAAAATACCGACACCGAAAGCCAAGGTTATGTGACTGGGATTGAACCAGGCACCAGTTACTCTTACAACACTAAGCTGCAGCGTCCACTGGGGTTGGTACCTACCATTAAAGCGGGTGAATCCAAACACTTTGATTTGACCTACACCGTATTACGCTCTTCTGATGAAGTAAAAGGCGCGCTGAAACAGGTCGCTAATATTATGAAAGGTAAAGAGGTGAAATTGGTAAAAGAGCCTCTAGCGAAAGAGTAG